A section of the Candidatus Krumholzibacteriia bacterium genome encodes:
- a CDS encoding purine-nucleoside phosphorylase, whose amino-acid sequence MRREILPLDLRKSLEKILPLWPSELPARTRAVILGSGLGPAAEDFELVWEKNFEELGLISAGVEGHKGRLLLTSAGEVHYLFLQGRLHRYEGHPDREVLLPAAALACLPLDCVLVTNAAGGLNPDFQAGDFMLIRDILSSQLADPLRGGEIPKDSGPLQLYDADLSADLQGAARGSGLRLHEGVLHVGTGPAYETLAEMRMARDMGASAASMSTFPESVLFARMGARTAAMSCITNVIADSPDEETSHEEVVEVGASAAVDFAGFLREWASK is encoded by the coding sequence ATGAGACGGGAAATCTTGCCGCTTGATCTTCGGAAGTCCCTGGAGAAGATCCTGCCCCTCTGGCCTTCGGAACTGCCGGCGCGAACCCGGGCGGTCATCCTGGGAAGTGGTCTCGGTCCCGCGGCCGAGGACTTTGAACTCGTCTGGGAGAAGAACTTCGAGGAGCTCGGACTGATTTCTGCCGGCGTGGAGGGGCACAAGGGTCGCCTTCTGCTGACCTCTGCCGGAGAGGTTCACTACCTCTTTCTTCAGGGTCGCCTGCACCGCTATGAAGGTCATCCCGATCGGGAGGTTTTGCTCCCTGCGGCGGCACTTGCCTGCCTTCCTCTGGATTGCGTTCTGGTTACGAATGCAGCCGGAGGGCTCAATCCCGACTTCCAGGCGGGGGACTTCATGCTGATCCGGGATATCCTCAGTTCCCAGTTGGCCGATCCCCTGCGGGGTGGAGAAATCCCGAAGGATTCCGGCCCCCTGCAATTGTACGATGCGGATCTTTCTGCGGACTTGCAGGGTGCAGCGCGAGGCAGTGGGCTTCGCCTGCACGAGGGAGTCCTTCATGTCGGCACGGGCCCCGCCTACGAAACTCTGGCCGAGATGCGAATGGCCCGGGACATGGGTGCCTCGGCGGCCAGCATGAGCACTTTTCCGGAGTCGGTGCTCTTTGCCCGAATGGGCGCAAGAACGGCGGCCATGTCCTGCATTACCAATGTGATCGCAGATTCCCCGGACGAGGAAACCAGTCACGAGGAGGTCGTGGAGGTGGGAGCGTCTGCGGCGGTGGATTTTGCGGGTTTCCTGCGGGAGTGGGCTAGCAAGTAA
- the rimI gene encoding ribosomal protein S18-alanine N-acetyltransferase — protein MTLPLEFTFDYSEGKCQCLSYGPEHVDRVVALEETCFQDPWSRGLLEAEARHAEKRWNLVLLCEDELVGYALHWQMAEELHLLNIAIEPSWRRKGLSSGLIRTVAKLALERGFSHMILEVRESNEAARALYESLGFLYLHRRKAYYTDSGEDALVLWLPLEAEIKEEE, from the coding sequence GTGACGCTTCCCCTGGAGTTTACATTCGACTACTCCGAAGGGAAGTGTCAGTGCCTGAGTTACGGCCCGGAGCATGTAGACCGGGTGGTTGCCCTGGAGGAAACCTGTTTTCAGGATCCCTGGAGCCGGGGGCTTCTTGAGGCCGAGGCCCGGCATGCCGAAAAACGATGGAACCTGGTCCTTCTCTGCGAAGACGAGTTGGTCGGCTATGCCCTGCACTGGCAGATGGCTGAAGAACTTCATCTTTTGAACATTGCCATCGAGCCTTCCTGGCGAAGGAAGGGGCTTTCCTCGGGACTGATCCGGACGGTGGCGAAGCTTGCACTGGAGCGGGGCTTTTCCCATATGATCCTCGAGGTTCGCGAGTCCAATGAGGCGGCTCGTGCTCTCTACGAGTCTCTCGGTTTCCTTTACCTGCACCGGCGAAAGGCCTACTACACCGACAGCGGGGAAGATGCTCTGGTGCTCTGGCTTCCCCTGGAAGCGGAAATCAAGGAGGAGGAATGA
- the tsaB gene encoding tRNA (adenosine(37)-N6)-threonylcarbamoyltransferase complex dimerization subunit type 1 TsaB, translated as MILALDVSSSLGLLSLEVEEGRILSRVSLRPREHRRFLEKGLSDLQKESGRPWSELERVALGIGPGSFTGLRVALATAKGLVFGRPTPILPLSSLAIPVAACESAPILIARPARSREYWSAFFEPGASKPLFEQLRREEELEEWHRELLADWPGLRLVNGKEPEAELQLQALARLARNPEGELSGYNRDRLLPRYHATASVTRPKGEEA; from the coding sequence ATGATTCTCGCACTGGATGTTTCCTCCAGCCTGGGCCTGCTGAGTCTGGAAGTGGAAGAGGGACGGATCCTGAGTCGTGTGTCCCTGCGTCCCCGTGAGCATCGTCGCTTTCTGGAGAAGGGACTTTCTGATCTCCAGAAAGAAAGCGGAAGACCCTGGTCCGAACTGGAGCGCGTGGCACTAGGCATCGGGCCCGGTTCCTTTACGGGCCTTCGTGTGGCTCTTGCTACGGCCAAGGGGCTGGTTTTTGGAAGACCGACACCGATCCTGCCTCTCTCCAGTCTTGCGATTCCGGTGGCTGCCTGCGAGTCTGCCCCGATCCTGATTGCCCGCCCCGCCCGCTCCCGAGAGTACTGGTCGGCCTTCTTTGAACCGGGGGCTTCCAAGCCGCTGTTCGAGCAACTTCGCAGGGAAGAGGAACTGGAAGAGTGGCATCGGGAACTGCTTGCCGACTGGCCCGGACTGCGGCTTGTCAATGGCAAGGAGCCGGAGGCGGAACTTCAGTTGCAGGCTCTTGCCCGCCTGGCCCGGAACCCGGAGGGGGAACTTTCCGGATATAATAGAGACCGCCTTCTTCCCCGTTATCATGCAACAGCCTCCGTGACCCGCCCGAAGGGAGAAGAGGCGTGA
- the tsaE gene encoding tRNA (adenosine(37)-N6)-threonylcarbamoyltransferase complex ATPase subunit type 1 TsaE: MEETGRFARALAAVAVAGDFFALYGDLGTGKTTFSAAFCSALGIDPREVDSPSFVLQNRYEGRLPVFHFDAYRLESVEELLDAGLFDAELETGVSLLEWADRAESALPENALRLRFSMKGEGREVIFEDPPERFASAMASEGS; this comes from the coding sequence GTGGAGGAGACCGGTCGCTTCGCTCGCGCTCTGGCTGCGGTGGCTGTGGCCGGGGATTTCTTTGCTCTCTATGGCGACCTGGGAACCGGGAAGACCACCTTTAGCGCCGCCTTCTGCTCTGCGCTCGGCATTGACCCCCGGGAGGTGGACAGCCCCAGTTTTGTTCTTCAGAATCGCTACGAAGGGCGCCTTCCCGTTTTCCACTTCGATGCTTATCGCCTGGAGTCCGTGGAGGAACTGTTGGATGCCGGACTTTTCGATGCAGAACTGGAGACGGGGGTTTCGCTTCTTGAATGGGCAGACCGGGCCGAGAGTGCTCTGCCCGAAAATGCACTTCGTTTACGATTTTCGATGAAAGGTGAAGGGCGGGAAGTGATCTTCGAAGATCCCCCCGAGCGTTTCGCAAGCGCCATGGCTTCGGAGGGCTCATGA
- a CDS encoding bifunctional response regulator/alkaline phosphatase family protein yields the protein MNQSTRQNILWADDQIDLLKPHILFLEEKGYAVEGVANGDDALALIEEKNFDLLLLDEVMPGKSGIETLSEVRKLMPSLPVIMITKSGEESLMNEALGGQVEDFLVKPVNPVQIFSAIKRLFEGRKIQESQMTQRYVSDYRPISMESMDLVDWQRWMEVNRFLVDWDLRLDEFEDSGLEQTHRDLRRDLNMTFGRYVESNYPKWMKAEYPDRPLMSPDIFGDVVQPYIEAGRQVYYIVIDCMRLDQWKVIEDLLTPFFNIQVEDYFAILPTATPYARNSLFAGLWPDEIADQLPQYWLEDPREELSLNRFERQLMQEKLKRCGLGDRKFKYVKVSNISAANELYRQIGSFRQIPFVALVFNFLDILAHGRSQSEILQEIAPDESAFRSLMISWFRHSALFDILKSLARSGALVVLTSDHGSVFCQRSALVQGNRDTSSGIRYKYGDNLGCDPKQTLKVMSPRDWHLPWNRKTKNYIFARENFYFVYPTNFHDYEKRYRGSFQHGGLSLEEMIVPCAILDPKG from the coding sequence ATGAATCAGTCAACACGGCAGAATATCCTGTGGGCAGACGACCAGATCGACCTGCTCAAGCCCCACATTCTCTTTCTGGAGGAGAAGGGCTATGCCGTGGAGGGCGTGGCCAATGGCGACGATGCCCTGGCCCTCATCGAGGAGAAGAACTTCGATCTCCTGCTTCTGGACGAAGTCATGCCGGGGAAGAGCGGGATCGAAACGCTGAGCGAGGTTCGAAAGCTCATGCCTTCCCTGCCCGTAATCATGATCACGAAGAGCGGGGAAGAGAGCCTGATGAATGAGGCTCTTGGCGGGCAGGTCGAGGACTTTCTGGTCAAGCCGGTCAATCCCGTGCAGATTTTTTCTGCCATCAAGCGGCTGTTCGAGGGTCGGAAGATCCAGGAAAGTCAGATGACGCAGAGGTATGTCAGCGACTATCGGCCGATCTCCATGGAAAGCATGGATCTGGTCGACTGGCAGCGGTGGATGGAGGTGAATCGCTTTCTGGTCGACTGGGATCTTCGTCTCGACGAGTTCGAGGATTCGGGACTTGAGCAGACCCACCGGGATCTGCGCAGGGATCTCAATATGACTTTCGGGCGCTATGTGGAAAGCAACTATCCGAAGTGGATGAAGGCTGAGTACCCGGATCGTCCCCTGATGAGCCCCGACATTTTCGGCGATGTGGTTCAGCCCTATATCGAAGCCGGGCGACAGGTCTACTACATCGTGATCGACTGCATGAGGCTCGACCAGTGGAAGGTGATCGAGGATCTTCTCACGCCCTTTTTCAATATCCAGGTGGAGGACTACTTTGCGATCCTTCCCACGGCCACGCCCTATGCCCGCAACTCTCTCTTTGCCGGACTCTGGCCTGATGAGATTGCCGATCAATTGCCTCAGTACTGGCTGGAAGATCCCCGCGAAGAATTGAGCCTGAACCGGTTCGAGCGGCAGTTGATGCAGGAAAAGTTGAAGCGATGCGGGCTCGGGGACCGGAAGTTCAAGTATGTGAAGGTGTCGAATATCTCGGCAGCCAATGAGCTGTATCGGCAGATCGGCAGTTTCCGACAGATTCCCTTTGTGGCCCTGGTCTTCAACTTTCTGGACATTCTGGCGCATGGCAGGAGCCAGTCGGAAATTCTTCAGGAGATCGCTCCCGACGAATCCGCGTTCCGAAGTCTCATGATCTCCTGGTTCCGGCACTCCGCGCTCTTTGATATCCTGAAGTCTCTGGCCCGTTCCGGAGCTCTGGTCGTGCTGACCAGCGACCATGGCTCGGTCTTCTGCCAGCGCTCGGCACTGGTTCAGGGAAACCGCGACACTTCCTCCGGCATTCGCTACAAGTATGGTGACAATCTGGGCTGTGACCCGAAGCAGACCCTGAAAGTCATGAGTCCCCGAGACTGGCATCTTCCCTGGAACCGAAAGACCAAGAACTACATCTTTGCCCGGGAGAACTTCTACTTTGTCTATCCCACGAATTTTCATGACTACGAAAAGCGTTACCGCGGAAGCTTCCAGCACGGAGGGCTTTCCCTCGAGGAGATGATTGTCCCGTGTGCCATCCTCGATCCCAAAGGATAG
- a CDS encoding HAMP domain-containing sensor histidine kinase, whose amino-acid sequence MSSERIRLIIRAYFLVGSILLLLLAVLYIRSLSEEAREESNFSAHSISGMVALALQAEEDELFYDRLRSLLDEVAEEAPFPLIITDVKGRPLFWEGVPGIPVEKKPDFENLRGMDLNNPPSEEMATLITLAREFRHEGQALVYFSPVGKRRVQGYVCYGESNLAERLRRGIVVQLLIFLLFLVTGTLGFFLVKRFEQESVWVGLAKETAHQMGTPLTSLLGWIHLGQARVSEMESAGGVEETFREMGHDVERLQKVSDRFNSIGGSPNLKRDEMRPIVEKTVEYFRTRLPHYRTQVVIEESYDEVPMVSLNAELLEWVVENLIKNALDAIDKEEGRIQISLSYQGSSKSVDLHVRDNGRGIASASRRKVFRPGFTSRSGGWGLGLTLSRRIVEEYHGGELFLLDSHDGHGSCFVMRLPA is encoded by the coding sequence ATGTCCAGCGAGCGGATTCGCCTGATCATCCGCGCTTACTTTCTTGTCGGGAGCATCCTGCTCCTTCTGCTTGCGGTTCTCTATATTCGCTCTCTTAGCGAAGAGGCTCGCGAGGAATCCAACTTCAGCGCTCACTCGATCAGCGGCATGGTGGCTCTTGCGCTTCAGGCCGAAGAGGACGAGCTCTTTTATGACCGCCTTCGTTCCCTTCTCGATGAGGTGGCCGAGGAAGCTCCTTTTCCCCTGATCATAACCGATGTAAAGGGTCGGCCCCTGTTCTGGGAAGGGGTGCCGGGGATCCCCGTCGAGAAAAAACCCGACTTCGAAAATCTACGGGGAATGGATCTGAACAATCCACCCAGCGAAGAGATGGCGACCCTGATTACTTTGGCCCGGGAGTTCCGGCACGAGGGACAGGCTCTTGTCTACTTCTCGCCGGTGGGCAAGCGGCGAGTGCAGGGCTATGTCTGTTACGGGGAAAGCAACCTGGCGGAAAGGCTGCGCCGCGGGATTGTCGTCCAGCTTCTGATCTTCCTTCTCTTTCTGGTCACGGGAACCCTCGGCTTCTTTCTGGTGAAGCGTTTCGAGCAGGAGAGTGTCTGGGTGGGTCTTGCCAAGGAGACGGCTCATCAGATGGGAACGCCTCTTACAAGCCTGCTGGGCTGGATTCATCTGGGGCAGGCAAGGGTTTCAGAAATGGAGTCCGCCGGGGGAGTGGAGGAGACATTTCGCGAGATGGGCCACGATGTCGAGCGGCTGCAGAAGGTGTCGGACCGTTTCAACAGCATTGGTGGCTCGCCGAATCTCAAGCGGGATGAAATGCGTCCCATTGTCGAGAAGACCGTGGAGTACTTTCGTACTCGACTTCCTCACTACCGTACCCAAGTGGTAATTGAAGAGAGCTACGACGAGGTTCCCATGGTGTCCCTCAATGCGGAGCTTCTCGAATGGGTGGTCGAGAACCTGATCAAGAATGCGCTTGATGCGATTGACAAGGAAGAGGGCAGGATCCAGATTTCCCTGAGCTATCAGGGCAGCTCAAAGTCGGTGGACTTGCATGTCCGTGACAATGGCCGCGGGATTGCATCGGCTTCGCGGCGCAAGGTCTTCCGACCGGGTTTCACTTCCCGTTCGGGCGGCTGGGGATTGGGACTGACTCTCAGTCGTCGCATTGTCGAGGAATATCACGGCGGAGAGCTCTTTCTCCTCGACAGCCATGATGGCCACGGATCCTGTTTTGTCATGCGGCTTCCCGCCTAG
- the serS gene encoding serine--tRNA ligase, with protein MLDRKFIRMNPEDVRKAIADKRESAELDRFLELDARHLDILRKAEDLKGERNRASEEINRMKKSGEDCTEAITKTRELSRETKELDAQRAALEEELLEVHLTIPNMPHESVPRGGEEDNELVRSWGEIPGEGEFERKPHWEIGEELGVLDIERGSKVAGSGFPVLMGGGARLERALINFMLDLHRENGFLEVCPPLMVNDDAARGTGQLPKSADQMYRTAIEGLWLIPTSEVPLTNLYANEILDGDRLPIALQAFTPCFRREAGAHGKDTRGLLRVHQFDKVEMVKFVEPETSFEELESLVNEAEKVLQALEIPYRVLTLASGDLSFAASKCYDLEIWSPGVKRWLEVSSVSNFTDFQARRANIRYRPAKGEKPAFLHTLNGSGVALARLMACLLETGQRADGRVNIPEALRPWMGGLEFLEREEVFP; from the coding sequence ATGCTCGATCGCAAGTTCATCCGAATGAATCCAGAAGATGTGCGTAAGGCCATTGCGGATAAGCGGGAAAGCGCAGAACTGGACCGCTTTCTGGAACTGGACGCAAGGCACCTCGATATCCTGCGCAAGGCGGAGGATCTCAAGGGAGAGCGCAATCGCGCGAGCGAAGAAATCAACCGGATGAAGAAGTCGGGAGAGGACTGCACGGAAGCGATTACGAAGACTCGCGAGCTGTCCAGAGAGACCAAGGAACTGGACGCACAGAGAGCCGCGCTGGAAGAAGAGCTTCTGGAAGTCCACCTCACGATTCCCAACATGCCTCACGAATCGGTTCCTCGTGGTGGCGAGGAAGACAATGAACTGGTTCGCAGTTGGGGTGAGATTCCCGGGGAGGGGGAGTTCGAAAGAAAGCCTCACTGGGAGATCGGAGAGGAACTGGGGGTTCTGGACATTGAGCGCGGCTCCAAGGTGGCCGGTAGCGGTTTTCCGGTCCTGATGGGAGGCGGTGCCCGGCTCGAGCGTGCGCTGATCAACTTCATGCTCGATCTTCACCGGGAGAACGGTTTTCTGGAAGTCTGCCCGCCCCTGATGGTCAATGATGATGCTGCCCGGGGCACCGGCCAGTTGCCGAAGAGCGCCGATCAGATGTACCGGACGGCCATCGAAGGTCTCTGGCTCATTCCCACATCCGAGGTTCCGCTCACGAACCTCTATGCAAACGAGATTCTGGACGGAGACCGTCTTCCCATTGCACTGCAGGCCTTTACTCCATGTTTCCGGCGGGAGGCGGGCGCCCACGGGAAGGACACCCGCGGGCTTCTGAGGGTTCATCAGTTCGACAAGGTGGAGATGGTCAAGTTTGTGGAACCGGAGACCAGTTTCGAGGAACTGGAAAGTCTGGTCAATGAGGCGGAGAAAGTTCTACAGGCTCTGGAGATTCCCTATCGGGTTTTGACCCTTGCTTCGGGTGACCTCTCCTTTGCGGCATCGAAATGCTACGATCTCGAAATCTGGTCGCCGGGAGTCAAGCGTTGGCTGGAGGTGTCGAGTGTTAGCAACTTCACCGACTTCCAGGCCCGCCGGGCGAACATCCGCTATCGTCCGGCGAAGGGGGAAAAGCCCGCCTTCCTGCACACGCTCAATGGCAGCGGCGTGGCCCTCGCGCGTCTGATGGCCTGCCTTCTGGAGACGGGACAGCGGGCTGACGGAAGAGTGAACATTCCTGAGGCTCTTCGCCCCTGGATGGGTGGCCTGGAGTTTCTGGAGCGTGAGGAGGTCTTTCCCTGA
- the hemC gene encoding hydroxymethylbilane synthase encodes MEKLRIAYRKNRVMEEAAHYLKDSILESSRDLEVELLSVEAELQYSPEDPESYIKELEEALQARKADLAVHLLKEIPVSLPKKIELKSVSERITPFDAFISDDYTFLDELPEGAKLGVSHSRQSTQLGLFRSDLEFVELHGSVDSRIQQMKSRNLGGLILGAESLERLGMQESVSEMVVGNILLPSPGQGCLGILGLRRNENWNELLETVGDHTSRVETIAERAFLARMGDNPELPVAALAAMDSSELIIEGFVASSDGERSARDIVRGKPKFAEELGNKLALLLTASLGDTSSVAEES; translated from the coding sequence ATGGAAAAACTACGGATTGCCTATCGGAAAAACCGCGTCATGGAAGAGGCTGCCCACTACCTGAAGGACAGCATCCTTGAGTCCTCCAGAGATCTGGAAGTGGAACTCTTGTCTGTGGAAGCAGAGTTGCAGTATTCCCCTGAAGATCCTGAGTCCTATATCAAGGAACTGGAAGAGGCGCTGCAGGCCAGGAAAGCGGATCTTGCCGTCCACCTTCTCAAGGAAATCCCGGTTTCCCTTCCCAAAAAGATCGAGCTGAAGTCCGTTAGCGAGCGGATCACACCTTTCGACGCCTTCATCTCCGACGATTACACCTTTCTGGACGAGTTGCCGGAGGGTGCGAAACTGGGAGTCAGTCACTCGCGGCAGTCGACCCAGTTGGGCTTGTTTCGCTCGGATCTGGAGTTCGTGGAATTACATGGCTCGGTCGACAGTCGCATACAGCAGATGAAGAGCCGAAACCTCGGCGGGCTGATCCTGGGCGCAGAAAGCCTTGAGCGACTCGGAATGCAGGAGTCGGTGTCGGAAATGGTGGTGGGGAACATTCTTTTGCCCAGCCCCGGCCAAGGCTGTCTTGGTATTTTGGGGCTTCGCAGGAACGAGAACTGGAATGAACTTCTCGAGACAGTGGGCGACCACACCAGCCGGGTGGAGACCATTGCAGAGCGCGCCTTCCTTGCGAGAATGGGAGACAACCCGGAGCTTCCGGTCGCAGCACTTGCTGCCATGGATTCCTCCGAACTGATTATCGAGGGTTTTGTCGCAAGCAGTGACGGGGAACGCTCGGCGCGAGACATCGTAAGAGGGAAACCGAAATTCGCCGAAGAACTGGGGAACAAGTTGGCCCTCTTGTTGACCGCAAGCCTCGGAGACACATCCTCGGTCGCCGAAGAGTCCTGA
- a CDS encoding UDP-glucose/GDP-mannose dehydrogenase family protein, with amino-acid sequence MSRTLVIGTGYVGLVSGACMADFGNRVTCYDIAQDKIDTLNRGEVSFYEPGLEDLVRRNVDAGRLSFSSDLVESVESAVAIFIAVGTPEREDGSADLDAVFSVARDIGRNLKGYKIVVQKSTVPVGTTRRVGEIMREEAGPDADFDLVSNPEFLREGSAINDFMRPNRVVLGFDGDRAREVVKEIYRPLYLNETPVLATSLETAEMVKYASNAFLAAKISFINEVAEFCEKVGADVQVVARGMGMDQRIGSKFLHAGAGFGGSCFPKDTQALLHMGTESGVKMGLVRAAIEANERQPLRAVEKMLRLSGGSVDGLRIAVLGLSFKPNTDDVRDAAALKIIEGLEKAGATVCAFDPVASKNARLAKPDLELADSLFGCIEGADGLVIATEWNEFRVLDLEKVARLMANPRVVDCRNIYRRKQMESLGFAYASFGREQDES; translated from the coding sequence ATGAGCAGGACCCTGGTGATAGGTACAGGTTATGTGGGGCTGGTTTCGGGTGCCTGCATGGCGGACTTCGGCAATCGGGTGACCTGTTACGACATAGCACAGGACAAGATCGATACGCTGAACCGGGGCGAAGTCTCCTTTTACGAACCGGGGCTTGAGGACCTGGTGCGCAGGAATGTGGATGCGGGCCGCCTTTCCTTTTCCAGCGACCTTGTTGAAAGTGTCGAGTCTGCTGTTGCGATCTTCATCGCAGTGGGAACCCCGGAGAGGGAAGATGGCAGCGCAGATCTCGATGCCGTTTTTTCGGTGGCCCGGGACATTGGTCGCAACCTGAAGGGCTACAAGATCGTGGTGCAGAAGAGCACGGTTCCCGTGGGAACCACCCGTCGCGTCGGGGAAATCATGAGGGAAGAGGCCGGCCCGGATGCGGACTTCGACCTGGTGAGCAATCCGGAGTTCCTGCGAGAAGGGTCTGCGATCAATGACTTCATGCGCCCGAATCGCGTGGTGCTGGGCTTCGACGGTGATCGTGCGCGCGAGGTCGTGAAGGAAATCTATCGGCCTCTCTACCTCAATGAGACTCCCGTCCTGGCGACAAGCCTGGAGACAGCGGAGATGGTGAAATACGCGTCCAACGCTTTTCTGGCCGCCAAGATTTCCTTCATCAATGAGGTGGCCGAGTTCTGTGAGAAAGTGGGAGCGGATGTGCAGGTCGTTGCCCGAGGCATGGGGATGGATCAGCGCATCGGCTCGAAGTTCCTGCACGCCGGGGCAGGCTTCGGAGGATCCTGTTTCCCAAAGGATACACAGGCACTCCTTCATATGGGGACGGAGTCCGGGGTGAAGATGGGTCTCGTTCGTGCGGCGATTGAAGCGAACGAGCGGCAGCCTCTTCGGGCGGTGGAGAAAATGCTCCGTCTTTCCGGAGGCAGCGTTGACGGGCTGCGCATCGCTGTTTTAGGCCTGAGCTTCAAGCCGAACACCGATGATGTGCGGGATGCAGCGGCACTGAAGATTATAGAAGGTCTGGAGAAGGCCGGAGCCACCGTTTGCGCCTTTGACCCGGTTGCTTCTAAAAACGCCCGCCTTGCGAAACCGGACCTCGAACTGGCGGATTCCCTTTTCGGCTGCATCGAAGGGGCTGATGGCCTCGTCATCGCGACAGAGTGGAACGAGTTCCGGGTTCTGGATCTTGAGAAAGTGGCCCGCCTGATGGCCAATCCCCGTGTGGTGGACTGCCGCAATATCTATCGAAGAAAACAGATGGAGTCCCTGGGCTTTGCCTATGCCTCCTTCGGACGCGAACAGGACGAGTCGTGA
- a CDS encoding GDP-mannose 4,6-dehydratase — MKILLTGIAGFVGRHLALSLRDLGHEVCGTDLPGQIPVPGFEVKELDLSREDPSPMLREIRPDAVVHLAAQSSPARSLKDPRATFESNVTGTHRLLEAMRESCPDTRLLFVGSADVYGSSDSAHSEDDPLEPGNPYGASKAAGEMLVLQYARTWSLPWFATRSFPHSGPGQSTDFVLPAFAKQIAEAEAGLREPRILVGNLQARRDWLDLRDVLCAYELLLEKGQPGEVYNVCSGQAHSVREALDYFVSRSKLPLEIVEDPSRLRPVDLPLLLGDYSRLQEATGWTPQFSFSEMLERVLSYWKEHAVKEKTK; from the coding sequence TTGAAGATTCTTCTGACCGGCATTGCGGGATTTGTCGGACGGCATCTGGCGCTGTCCCTTCGGGACCTCGGCCATGAGGTCTGCGGGACGGATCTTCCCGGCCAGATTCCTGTCCCGGGTTTCGAGGTGAAGGAACTGGATCTTAGCAGGGAGGATCCCTCTCCCATGCTTCGGGAGATTCGCCCCGACGCGGTGGTTCATCTTGCCGCACAAAGTTCTCCGGCTCGTTCCCTGAAGGACCCCCGGGCTACCTTCGAGTCCAATGTCACCGGAACCCACCGTCTTCTGGAAGCCATGAGGGAGAGTTGCCCCGACACCAGACTGCTCTTTGTCGGCAGTGCCGATGTTTATGGTAGCAGCGACTCGGCTCACTCCGAGGACGATCCTCTCGAACCCGGCAATCCCTATGGCGCCAGCAAAGCGGCCGGTGAGATGCTGGTTCTCCAGTACGCCCGTACCTGGTCCCTGCCCTGGTTTGCGACCCGCAGTTTCCCGCATTCCGGCCCGGGTCAGTCGACGGACTTTGTGCTTCCGGCTTTTGCAAAACAGATTGCCGAAGCGGAAGCAGGTCTCCGGGAGCCGCGGATTCTTGTAGGCAACCTGCAGGCCCGCCGCGACTGGCTGGACCTGAGGGATGTCCTCTGTGCTTACGAGCTTCTTCTGGAAAAGGGGCAGCCCGGCGAGGTCTACAACGTCTGTTCCGGGCAGGCTCATTCGGTGCGAGAGGCTCTGGACTATTTCGTTTCCCGTTCGAAACTTCCCCTTGAAATCGTCGAAGACCCTTCCCGGCTTCGCCCGGTGGATCTTCCCCTTCTTCTCGGTGACTATTCCCGTCTTCAGGAAGCAACGGGCTGGACCCCGCAGTTTTCATTCAGCGAGATGCTCGAAAGGGTCTTGAGCTACTGGAAAGAACACGCAGTGAAGGAGAAAACCAAATGA